Below is a window of Fibrobacter sp. UWB11 DNA.
AGGCAACTGCGGGCCTCGCGGCGGTGCCTGCGGCGACTTGCTGGCGGTCATTGCCGAAAAGCCCGACGACTTCTACACCCGCGAAGGCGACGATTTACACTGCGAAATCAAGGTGCCGGTCCACAAGCTGGTCCTTGGCGGTACGCAACGAATTCCGACGCTGGACGGTGGCGAAGTGAAGATCAAGATTGCGGCCGGCACTCAGGCTGGCAGCGTTCTCCGTCTGCGCGATCAGGGCTTGTGGCCTCTCAAGAAACAGGGCGACCGTGGAAGTCTCTACGTGCAAATTGGCGTCGACATTCCGAAAGACCTCTCTCGTGAAGAGAAAGATCTTTATCAGAAGCTTGCGGATCTCCGTCATGACAAGGAAACAGCTCAAGAAGAATCCTTCCTCGAAAAGATGAAGAATCTTTTTAAGTAAGTTTTTGTGTCATCCTGAGCGAAGTCGAAGGATCAAAAAAAATTTCCCGAACGATCAAATCGTTCGGGGTTTTTGTTATTCCAATTCTTCTAAATTTTCCAAAACTTCATCTAAAGCATCTCCATTAGTAATTGTAGGAAGACGAACGATACCGCCTAAAGGGCCTGGATTCCAGTCGACGGAATCTTGGATTGAAGTTGAATCTGCGTCGGTTGTCGGAACGGCAATTGTAGTCGAATCCATTGGCTCCGCAATTTTTTTCACACTGATTTCAGGAGATTTTTCTTCTACCTTAGGCTGCGTTGATGCACATGATGACATGACAAGTGCAGCGGACACGCCGAGAAGCGTTGCCATTCGCATCTTGGTTTCCGGGCGCAGCTCTACCCCATTTTTAACTTTGCGTTTTTCTATAATCATTTCTTTTAATATACATTTTTCAAAAAAACAGGTGACAGTTTTTCACCCTTCAAGTGTTTCAATTAATGAAAAGTATTTTGGAGGCCACATGAAAAAATTCGTCATTTTAAACGCAAGCCCACGTCCCAACAGCAATATCAGCCAAATGTTGAATGTTATGCGCAACGAGCTGTTGGCAAGCGGAGATATCGTGAACTATGTCGATGTTTGCAAATTACAATTCCGCCCTTGCGTAGGTTGTATGAAATGCCGAAACGCCCACGATTGCGTAATGCCCGAAGATGACGCCAAAGTCATTTTGCGATTGGTGCAGCAATGTGATGGACTGATTGTGGGGTCGCCCTGTTATTGGGGCAACATGACGGGTCAACTCAAAACGTTATTCGATAGGTGGGTCTATGGTTTAATGGATCATAGCGAACAAGGCGTGCCTCGCCCTCTGTTAAACGGCAAAAAGGCAATTCTCGTAACGACATGCTCCACACGTTGGCCATTCAATTTGATATTCAAGCAATCGTTAGGAACAGTGCGCGCGCTCAAAGAAGTCCTTTGCTGGAGCGGATTCAAGATTAGTGGCGTGATTCAAAAAAGCGGCACACTCAATGGCGAAGGCATATCTTCACGAGAAAATGCAAAATGCCGTAAAATTGCAAGCAAATTACATTGCGCCGCTTAGTTTAAATTCAAAAGCCTATCTAAAAATTTTCTGATAAAGATTTTTACCAGCGCTGTTGATTTTCACAACGTAAGGCTTTAGCGAGAACTGCTCAACCGGAATCGTGGCCATTCCGTTGATTTGTCTGCGCATCAGAAGCGTTCCTTGCAAATCGTGAATCGTGAGCTGTAGCGGAGCATTTCCGGATTGCAAGGCTATTCCCGAAACATTCCCTGCGGCAGCCACTAGCAAATCGCCCCCGATTTTCTTAACAAAGACCTTCCCTACAATCCTTTGTGCAACTTTCGGTGCAATCTTTACACTGCCAGAATCGGGCTTTTCCGGTTCAACATAAGGATGTTCCGGATCATCAACGATAACCTTAATGTCGACGGAGCTTTCGCAGCCATAAGGATTGATATACGTTCCCGTGTAAATGCCGCTGCTTTGCCATTGCAAATCCTTGAAGCGAACTTCGCGTCCCAAGTAATAAAAGTCATTCGGGCCCTTCCAAGTCCAACGACCACCGTCCCACGGATGCGGGCCAATCACAAGCGAATCCCCCGGATTCACTTTAAGTTCGGTCTTTTCGTACCAACCGCCGTCCTGAACTTTGGTGTAAGGGATAATTTCGCTCGGGACACAGACACCGCCTGTCGCATTTTCAATAACCATCGTTACAATGGATTGTGCCGCGACAGTGACTGTAAAAGACTTGTCTGAAACGTCAATATCGGAATCGGCCTTGAGTGCAGCTGGGAGCGTAAAGCGGTTGACCTTGACTTTATTGCCGATAGAATCAAATTTGCTCAAATCGAATGTGTATTTGGCATCTCTAGAGTTTGTATTCAAGGCGACAAGAACGAGCGAGCCGTCGTCACGGATGGCGGCGAGCGTATTGCTATTGTCGCTATCGATAAAGCGGGAACCCGGCCGAATAACACGGCTGAATGCCGCATGCATGTAAAAGCGCGGGGCGAACGAGAACGTCTGAGTTTTATGATCAACTGCGATAGTGCGCCAGTTTTCGCCAGGGTCCGAAAGCTGCCAATCGACCCAAGCGCTGGCATGCATATCGCGAAGGTCATGCAAAATGACGTCCGCCATCCAAAGCGTAATATCGAGATTACCACTGCGATGGAGCGGTCCAGATTCGGATTGCCACACGCGTTTATCGGCGGCGAAGGCCGCATTGTAAAGACTTCCGCGAGAATCATAGCCCGAATAGCTATGCGTATTGATTTGGAACATGTACGAGCGGGCTTCGTCGCTGTAGCTGTTAAAACGGTTCAATGCATCACCAATGTTCGATTCATCAGCAGCACTGACCGAAGTCTCCGGAAACAGCCCCTTTTTCTTAAGAGCCCTACCCAGTTCCACAATCATTTCGGACTGTTTGTTCTTAAAGCCACAACCTTCCTGTTCGCCATTTGCATTCCACCAGCCTGCACTCGGTTCATTGAACGGCTCGATTGTGCGGAAAGTAATTCCCCATTCCTGCTTAAAGTGCTTGGCCACCTCCGAAAGATAATCAGCAAAGTCGTCAAAGTAATCGGACTTGAGGTTGTCCGCACCATTAACGCCACCCGCAACGCAACCGCTGTTCGTCATCCACCATGGTGGGGAATTCGAGAAGGCTTCAAAAATAGGATCCTTGACTCTTTGAGCAAGCCCGAAAAGCACATTGCGCTGGTACGGGTCGGCAGTCCAGTCATAATCGCCATTTTCAGTCGGCTTGTAACCGGGAACAGCAGCGCCCCCATTGCCCTTGGTCAAATGGTTATGTCCGGGCCGGTCTCCACCGCCAATATTGTAACGGAAGATATTATAACCGAGGCCAGAAACTGGGTCCGCGATAACATCCAAAAGTTTTGAATAATTCGATTCGTTCCATGCGCCAACACGTTCAGCCCACCAGCATAGGCTTGTTCCCCAGCCCTCGAATTGCTGGTACCTTTTGCCAGGATCTACAACCACTTTGGTTTGCGCATTAGCGGTTCCGCAAGCGAGACTTGCTGCCACCATCCATATCCATTTACACTTCACAATCTCAACCCCGTAACGATGTGGTTTAATACTCTCTAAAAATCAATTATTTTTGCGAAAAGCGGATACAAAATAATCAAAAGATATGGAATAATTGTCCATCAATACAAAAGATGCCCGACCGAAGTCGAGCATCAAATTCATTAAATCGTCGTTATCCCTACAAAAATCGGAATAATTACGTTCTTTTTTACGACTTGTCCTTCTTGGATTTGCCATAATAGCCATATTGACCATAATAGCCATAGCCGTAACCAGATCTGTGTTCGCAGTGGTTCATAATGAAGGCCTTCGGCTTATCGCTATAGCGGTTCAAGTTCTGCAAAGCCTCTTGGATTGCTTCCATGGAATGGCGGCCATAATGCAACACGATAAGAGTGAGGTCGGCCAACGGGCAAATCATATACGTATCGGCAACAAGGCTGAACGGAGGCGTATCGATGATAATCTTGTCGTAATGCGGACGAAGTTCTTCAACAAGATTCTTGAAACGTCCACCACGCAAAATTTCGAATGCCACGGACTTGTACTTACCGGATTCCAAGAGTTCAAGACCATCAACACCGCAAGTTTTGAATACGGCTTCTTCAAAAGTCTTCTTACCCAAGAGCACATCCGTTAGACCAACGTTCGTGAAACGACAGGTTGCCTTACGCATGTCAGCATCGATGTAGAGCACCTTCTTTCCGACAAGTCCATAAGCAGCTGCAAGGTTTGTCGAAACAAAGCTCTTACCGACACCCGGAACAATACCGGTAATCATGATAATCTGATGATCACTATTTTCGGTATAGGAGAAGTCAATTGCAGTCAAGACAGAGCGGATAGATTCGCTAACAGTATCGTTCGGACATTCCTGGACAACGAACTTCCTATGAGACTTGCGAGATACTCCAGAATCGTGATGTTGCGGAATCTTAGCCAAAACGCTCGTATTGGTTTCGCGTTCAATTTCAGAGGAACTGCGAACACCATTCTGAATCATGCGCATCAAGAACACCAAGAGAACGCCAATCATGAACGAAGCAGCGACCGAGCAAATGATGATATTCACCTTCTTGGGCTTGCTCGGGCGCATGCTCATGCGAGCGAAGTCCACAATACGCACGTTGCCCACTTCACCAGCGCGGACCACACGCAGCTGTTGGATGTTATTCAGCATGTTGGTATAGACTTCGTTATTGACGGCAACGTCTTCCTTCAAGCGAAGAACTTCCTGCTGTGTCAACGGCATTCTTTCGGCGTTCTTCTTCAACTTCGAAAGTTCGGCCTTAAGTTTATTTTGCTGTTTAACAATCGTCTGAACATTGGGGTGTTCTTCCTTGAAAAGACGAGTTGCGGCTTGACGCTGCTGTTCCAATTGCAACAACTGCTTCTGCAAGTCTGCTTCTTTTTGCAAGTGAGCCTGAGTTTCACCCGTCACGTCCACAGAACCAATACGGAAGCGGTAGTCGGCCAAGACCTTTTCGGCGCTATCAAGCTTTGCCTTAACACCCGGCAACTGCTTTTCCAAGAATTCAAGAGTCTTGGCAGCTTCGGCACTCTTCATTTCGACATTCTGGCGCAAGTAGGTCTTTGCAATAGAATTCAAAATGGAAGCAGCCTTATCCGGATAGCGATGGCTATAGCTAGCTTCGATTATACCGGTCTGCTTGCCCTTTTCCTTGACGCTGAGTTTTTTCTTGAGAGATTCAATCGTCGTAAGATCGTCAGACTGAGAAAGAACGAACATCTGTCCCGGTTTAGCAAGCATTTTCGAAACGTGAATGTTCAACGTATCGCCTGCATACGGAGCCCTGTACATATCGCCAACTCGACCCTTCAGAATGACTCGTTCTTCCGGATCAAGGACTTCGTAAGAATCCGTGCCGATAACTTGAGCCTTCCATTTTTCACCGCGAGCAATTTCCGGAATATAGAGGGAATCCAAGTCCATTCGACCTTCTTTATGCGTAAAGCGGTCGACAACACCAACTGGAGTTGCTTTAAAGCACATGCGCTCTGCATCAACCACATAGCTCAACACCATACGGCTCTTGATGAGTTCAATTTCAGCATCTGCAGGGCTTGCAGCATCGAGAAGTGCACCCATCTCACCCATGGCTTTACCAGCCTTGCTACCCTTAACATCGATCTGGAGCAAGACGTCGCTAGTATATTGCGGACGAAGCCAATAGGCAATGCAAACACCAATGACGGCACCGAACAGGACGAAAAAGAACAGAGTAAATTTCTTACCCCAAAGGATTTGAATCGCTTCAAGCAGCGTAATCGTGTCGGCATTCTGCGACGATTGACCTACAACCTTTTTATCTTCGTTCTCAGGCATTATTTTTCCTTCATTTGACAAAGCAACCAAAATGTCGCGACAAATTTAGCATTTATTTTAGTTTTGTTAAGTCAAATGGTTTTTATTGTTACAAAATTATCCTATCCCCCAAGAACTCGTAACCTATTTTGCAAATGGAAGAAGTTCCACGCGACGATTTTGAGCACGCCCATCGGCATCGTCATTGTCGGCAATCGGTTTTTCGGAGCCATAACCGACAGCGCGCAAACGGTCGCGGTCAATACCCTTCTTGACAAGGTAGTCCACCACCACCTTCGCACGTGTTTGAGAGAGCTTCAAGTTCTTTGCATTGGAGCCCCTGTTATCGGTGTGTCCCTGAACTTCAAGATTCGCTTCGGGAATTCTGTTCATAAGAGCAACGATATCATTGAGCGTGCTATAGCTACTCTTGGTAAGTTTCTTGGACCCCGTCTTGAACTGGATACCCTTCTTGAGCTGGTCAAGGTCTTCTTTTTTATTGAGCGGGCATCCCTTTTCGTCAACACGAACACCCGGGAGTGTATTGGGGCACTTGTCAAAGAAATCGGCAACGCCATCCTTGTCAAAATCAGGCAAGCAACCAAGAGAGTCAACAGCATGGCCAGACGGAGTACCCGGGCACTTGTCCTTGTAATCCGGAATACCGTCGCGATCCGTATCGAATACACAACCCGTGGAGTCGACTTCCATATTGGCAGCAGTATTCGGACATTTGTCGAGGTAGTCAGGAACGCCATCATTGTCAAAGTCCATCGGGCAACCATTTAAGTTAACAGGTACACCGGCCGGCGTATTCGGGCACTTGTCGTAATTATCGGCGACACCGTCCTTGTCAAAATCAAGCATGCAGCCAATAGAATCCACAGAAATACCCGCAACAGTATTCGGGCACTTGTCGACTACATCAGGAATGCCATCATTATCGGAATCGACTCGAGCAAGGGAATCGGCAATTGCTCTTTCGCGGGCTGCAAGCTTTTCTAGATCTTCGACCGGGCATCCTTCGGCATCAACCTTCGTTCCCGCCGGAGTACGGGCGCACTTGTCGTTGTCATCAGAAACACCATCACCATCAGAATCCTTAGGCGAACCCTTTGCATCAATAGCGATACTCAAGAGAGCGGCTCCAGAAATAAACGGAGTGCTTGCATAAGCATATCTGGCCTTCACATTATGTTCACCTAAATAGTAAATCATATGGTCATCGCCAGCATAAATATCAGCAAAATGATCAAAGCCCTCAACAAAGGCACGTATTGCGACTTCGAGGCCAATAGCAAATTCAACATTGTACGGGAGATGGAAGCGCAAACCCGGAGTCAGGAGCATCGGGTCAACCATCGGGTCAAATTTGTATTGACCTTTACTCTGCAAACGCATTTCGGCAGAAAATTCAACAAACGGGGTCAACCAAGAAAGCGCATTCCAGTTCACACCGGAACTATAAACAAGGGTATTGACTTCGCTATGATCAAGAGGATAAACATAGCTAGCAGCAAGGTTCCAAGTAATCGGAGCCCCAATCTTGGTAAAATCAAACGTCAAAGCAAGACCTGCACCCATGACCCAATCATTGGCAGTAAACGGATGCGTATATCCACGAGAATTCAAGTACCAAACATGGCGAGGACGTACACCGGCAGATTTTTCACCCGTCGGAGCATAGAGGTCAAGCATAATGGCAGAACTGAAAACACCTGCCGAAGCAAACGGGAGACCAATCTTTGTAAAGATGTCTAAATCGCCGCGACTAGTGGTCCACATGTTCGCATACCCGCTAGGTCCCATAGCACCGGTAGGTCCCTTGGAATTGGCATGTTCATAGTAAACCGGGAGAGAAAGACCGATATCTAAAAAGTCAAGAAGACCGACACTCACAAAGAAGTTTCCAGCCTGCGAGTAGTCAACGTCATTGAATGAATAACGCTTATAGGTGTTCTTACCTGTCTTCACTTCAAAGATTCCGCCACGGGACAATGCCCAGGAACCAAAAGCGATGTTTCCCCCAGTACCGATGTTAAACTTCCACTGGCCAAGAGTTTTCGCATTGATTTGGTGGAACCCCTCAGAACCGCCCATGATTCCAGCCTGCGAAAAGGCTAGTGTTGTAGCTAGCAATGCTAACGATACGACCTTTTTCATTTTTTCATCCCTCTTATTGACGTTTGAAAGTGTTAAGATTCTCCCATTCCTTAGATTACGCCCCCTTCAAAACAGTGCTATTGAACTGTTCAGGAGTCGTAAACGTAGGAACAATTTCATGCAATGCACGAATGGCTATTTCATCATTATTTTCAGAAGCAGCACACTTAAGTTTCCACAACTCGTTAATAAACTTTGATGTATCGATATCGATTTGCTTTCCGATGAAGATTAGCTTGTTCTTAGTCTTTTTCAGACCTTCTTCGTTCATCAAAAGCTCTTCCTTAATCTTTTCACCAGGGCGAAGTCCAGTAAACTTGATAGGCACATCTTTATACGGCACCTTACCGTACATACGAATCAAGTTTTCGGCAAGCGTTACAATTTTGACCGGCATACCCATATCAAGCACAAAGATTTCGCCACCATGGGCAATACTTGCGGCTTCGAGCACAAGACTCACCGCTTCAGGAATAGTCATGAAGTAGCGGATAATTTCCGGATGCGTCACAGTAACCGGCTTGCCCTGCTCAATTTGACGCTTGAATAGCGGAATTACACTGCCATTAGAGCCAAGAACGTTACCAAAGCGAGTCACGACAAATTCAGTATTGCTGTCTTTCTGCATAGACATGAAACGAACAATCATTTCGCAGCAACGCTTGGAAGCTCCCATGACATTTGTCGGATTCACGGCCTTATCCGTACTGATCATCACGAACTTCTTGACATTGTTGAACATGGCAAGGGTAGCCACGTTGAACGTTCCAACAACGTTATTCTTAATAGCTTCCATCGGATTGTTTTCCATCAGCGGCACATGCTTATGGGCTGCGGCATGGAATACGACATCCGGATGATACGTCTTGTAAATTTTGCTCAAGCGGAAGTAGTCACGAACGCTAGCAATCAGAGTCACGAGATTGAGCGACGTTCCATATTCCATCAGCAATTCTTGCTGGATATCATAAGCATTATTTTCGTAAATATCGACGATGATAATTTGTTTTGGCTTATACTTTGCAATTTGACGAACAAGTTCACTACCGATGCTACCACCACCGCCAGTCACCATACAAACCTTGTTTTCGATATAGGCAAGAATGTCCTTGTTATCGAACTTGATGGGTTCACGCCCTAGCAGGTCCTCGACCTTGATATCACGAATCTGAGTGACGAAATTAGTAGCCTCTCCTTCATTAGCAGGTTGCAAAAGAGAACCGACAAACGGAAGGACTTTAACCGGAAGTCCGGTCTTACCACACAAATCCATAATCACTTGACGATCTTTGGGCGGGCAACTCGGGATAGAAAACAGAATCTGCTCAATATTTTCTTGCTTTGCAATTTTCGGAATCTCGCTTGTACCGCCGGCGACAAGCACACCTTCAAACGGCTTGCCGATTTTATAGCGATCGTCATCGATGAGGCAAACCGGATTAATCTGGGATGCAGACGATGTCGCAAGCCCCTTCTCGGCTTCATCGGAACTATTCCTGATTTCATTGAGCAAGAGCTTCGTAGCGTTTCCCGCACCGATAATCATGGTCCGTTTCTTCAAAGCATCACGATGTCCAAATTCAACAAGAGAAATAAACGCATTGCGGAACATGTAACGGAAAAAACAAACGCCCAAGCTTGCAATAAGGGCCTGAACCAAAGCGAATTCCCAATACAGTTCGCCCCTGACTAAATAAAAGAAAAAGTGTGTAGCAACAAGACCAGAGAATATACCCTTGATGCAACTCAGGTAATCATACCGGTTGAGGTAGCGCCAAAGCTTATTATAGGCACCATAGAACAACAGGGCGCTAAAGCAAAGAATAACACTTAAAAAGAAAATCGCAAATTGATCGGCGCGGTCAATCGCTTTCGCATACAAAGGTAAAGGAAAATTTGCAAAAAGTCCAGCAACAACAACGATAAAAGCATCCGCAAGAGCCAAAACGCGCTTGCGGACTCTAAAATTCGAGAATAATCCCATTATTTTGGACATACCCAACTCTCTTTAATTATTTAAGCAAGTTTAAATGCTTCATATATCCCCGAAAAAAATAGCTACAAATAATTACCAATGGAATGTAGCTCTCGAGAAAACACCCCTATTTTCCCCAAAAAGAAGTTCCAGTTCAAAAGAAGCATATTGTCCACTATAGCTAAACGACGGTGCAATCGTGTATTGCAAAGGTGCATTATTAATGAACTTCTTTCTCTTCGTCTTGTAAGGGTCATCAATATTGCTACCATAATCAATTCCCTTCCAAAGCCACTTATTATGGAGACTAAAGAAAAACCTTGCCGAAGCATTCCAGAAAAGGCGGCTATAAAGAGTCCAGTCTATGGCAAGAGAATTTGGACCATTCGGGTTGCCCAGCGGAAGACCAAGGTGCGCAATCTGCGCCTGAGCCGTATCGTAATGGCAATAAGTAAATGGTTCCACACGTGCCATTTCGGCGATAGTCCCCAACTGCAAAGCCTTGCCTTTCACTTCCATATCGCGAGCAATCTGGAAACCAAACATGGCGGCCCAGCGGTTATTGCTATAACGGTTCTGGTAAACGGCATACGGAGACTCCATATCGTCGAGGAAGAATTCACCGTAGACACGAGCCATCTTGAACAATTGCACGTTGAAGTCGAATGCGAGTGCGCCATTATTCACATGTTCAGAGTAATTTCCCTTTTCAATAAAAAGCGGAGCTACCGGCACAAAGAGCCACGGTTTGTTCTCATTATAAAGGACCTGCAATTCAGAAATACCGAATGTTACGTTCTTGAAAGCAAGTTCATAGCGATGCGCGTAAAGATTGCGGTCATTCAAATTATCCATGCTATAACTCCATGAGTCCACACGAAGGTCGGCATAGATAGTGTAAATGCGCAACGGACCAAACGTCAAGTCCAACGAAAGCATGTTATACGGAAGCGCGAACTGGTTAAGCGAAAGGTTGTTGTAGTAACCAGGGCCCCAGTGCAAAACATCACGAGCTAATTGCAGGCGTGCCCAAGCGTAATTGAATGCAAAGTGAGCACGGTAGCGGGCAAAACTCACATAATCAATTCCGCCATCGCCATTGTCTTTCGATTGCACATCGAAAACTTCATAGTCATAGCTTTTAGGCTTTTTTGCAGAATGACCTTCGGCATAAATTCTAGCATCAAGGTCAAAATCAAGAGAGTCCGCAAAACCGCGGATGAAAAGTCCGCCATCAATCGACGGCCATATCGTATCGCCAACTACCGACGAAGACTTGTAA
It encodes the following:
- a CDS encoding OmpA family protein produces the protein MKKVVSLALLATTLAFSQAGIMGGSEGFHQINAKTLGQWKFNIGTGGNIAFGSWALSRGGIFEVKTGKNTYKRYSFNDVDYSQAGNFFVSVGLLDFLDIGLSLPVYYEHANSKGPTGAMGPSGYANMWTTSRGDLDIFTKIGLPFASAGVFSSAIMLDLYAPTGEKSAGVRPRHVWYLNSRGYTHPFTANDWVMGAGLALTFDFTKIGAPITWNLAASYVYPLDHSEVNTLVYSSGVNWNALSWLTPFVEFSAEMRLQSKGQYKFDPMVDPMLLTPGLRFHLPYNVEFAIGLEVAIRAFVEGFDHFADIYAGDDHMIYYLGEHNVKARYAYASTPFISGAALLSIAIDAKGSPKDSDGDGVSDDNDKCARTPAGTKVDAEGCPVEDLEKLAARERAIADSLARVDSDNDGIPDVVDKCPNTVAGISVDSIGCMLDFDKDGVADNYDKCPNTPAGVPVNLNGCPMDFDNDGVPDYLDKCPNTAANMEVDSTGCVFDTDRDGIPDYKDKCPGTPSGHAVDSLGCLPDFDKDGVADFFDKCPNTLPGVRVDEKGCPLNKKEDLDQLKKGIQFKTGSKKLTKSSYSTLNDIVALMNRIPEANLEVQGHTDNRGSNAKNLKLSQTRAKVVVDYLVKKGIDRDRLRAVGYGSEKPIADNDDADGRAQNRRVELLPFAK
- a CDS encoding glycoside hydrolase, with amino-acid sequence MKCKWIWMVAASLACGTANAQTKVVVDPGKRYQQFEGWGTSLCWWAERVGAWNESNYSKLLDVIADPVSGLGYNIFRYNIGGGDRPGHNHLTKGNGGAAVPGYKPTENGDYDWTADPYQRNVLFGLAQRVKDPIFEAFSNSPPWWMTNSGCVAGGVNGADNLKSDYFDDFADYLSEVAKHFKQEWGITFRTIEPFNEPSAGWWNANGEQEGCGFKNKQSEMIVELGRALKKKGLFPETSVSAADESNIGDALNRFNSYSDEARSYMFQINTHSYSGYDSRGSLYNAAFAADKRVWQSESGPLHRSGNLDITLWMADVILHDLRDMHASAWVDWQLSDPGENWRTIAVDHKTQTFSFAPRFYMHAAFSRVIRPGSRFIDSDNSNTLAAIRDDGSLVLVALNTNSRDAKYTFDLSKFDSIGNKVKVNRFTLPAALKADSDIDVSDKSFTVTVAAQSIVTMVIENATGGVCVPSEIIPYTKVQDGGWYEKTELKVNPGDSLVIGPHPWDGGRWTWKGPNDFYYLGREVRFKDLQWQSSGIYTGTYINPYGCESSVDIKVIVDDPEHPYVEPEKPDSGSVKIAPKVAQRIVGKVFVKKIGGDLLVAAAGNVSGIALQSGNAPLQLTIHDLQGTLLMRRQINGMATIPVEQFSLKPYVVKINSAGKNLYQKIFR
- a CDS encoding flavodoxin family protein; translation: MKKFVILNASPRPNSNISQMLNVMRNELLASGDIVNYVDVCKLQFRPCVGCMKCRNAHDCVMPEDDAKVILRLVQQCDGLIVGSPCYWGNMTGQLKTLFDRWVYGLMDHSEQGVPRPLLNGKKAILVTTCSTRWPFNLIFKQSLGTVRALKEVLCWSGFKISGVIQKSGTLNGEGISSRENAKCRKIASKLHCAA
- a CDS encoding polysaccharide biosynthesis tyrosine autokinase encodes the protein MPENEDKKVVGQSSQNADTITLLEAIQILWGKKFTLFFFVLFGAVIGVCIAYWLRPQYTSDVLLQIDVKGSKAGKAMGEMGALLDAASPADAEIELIKSRMVLSYVVDAERMCFKATPVGVVDRFTHKEGRMDLDSLYIPEIARGEKWKAQVIGTDSYEVLDPEERVILKGRVGDMYRAPYAGDTLNIHVSKMLAKPGQMFVLSQSDDLTTIESLKKKLSVKEKGKQTGIIEASYSHRYPDKAASILNSIAKTYLRQNVEMKSAEAAKTLEFLEKQLPGVKAKLDSAEKVLADYRFRIGSVDVTGETQAHLQKEADLQKQLLQLEQQRQAATRLFKEEHPNVQTIVKQQNKLKAELSKLKKNAERMPLTQQEVLRLKEDVAVNNEVYTNMLNNIQQLRVVRAGEVGNVRIVDFARMSMRPSKPKKVNIIICSVAASFMIGVLLVFLMRMIQNGVRSSSEIERETNTSVLAKIPQHHDSGVSRKSHRKFVVQECPNDTVSESIRSVLTAIDFSYTENSDHQIIMITGIVPGVGKSFVSTNLAAAYGLVGKKVLYIDADMRKATCRFTNVGLTDVLLGKKTFEEAVFKTCGVDGLELLESGKYKSVAFEILRGGRFKNLVEELRPHYDKIIIDTPPFSLVADTYMICPLADLTLIVLHYGRHSMEAIQEALQNLNRYSDKPKAFIMNHCEHRSGYGYGYYGQYGYYGKSKKDKS
- a CDS encoding nucleoside-diphosphate sugar epimerase/dehydratase, encoding MSKIMGLFSNFRVRKRVLALADAFIVVVAGLFANFPLPLYAKAIDRADQFAIFFLSVILCFSALLFYGAYNKLWRYLNRYDYLSCIKGIFSGLVATHFFFYLVRGELYWEFALVQALIASLGVCFFRYMFRNAFISLVEFGHRDALKKRTMIIGAGNATKLLLNEIRNSSDEAEKGLATSSASQINPVCLIDDDRYKIGKPFEGVLVAGGTSEIPKIAKQENIEQILFSIPSCPPKDRQVIMDLCGKTGLPVKVLPFVGSLLQPANEGEATNFVTQIRDIKVEDLLGREPIKFDNKDILAYIENKVCMVTGGGGSIGSELVRQIAKYKPKQIIIVDIYENNAYDIQQELLMEYGTSLNLVTLIASVRDYFRLSKIYKTYHPDVVFHAAAHKHVPLMENNPMEAIKNNVVGTFNVATLAMFNNVKKFVMISTDKAVNPTNVMGASKRCCEMIVRFMSMQKDSNTEFVVTRFGNVLGSNGSVIPLFKRQIEQGKPVTVTHPEIIRYFMTIPEAVSLVLEAASIAHGGEIFVLDMGMPVKIVTLAENLIRMYGKVPYKDVPIKFTGLRPGEKIKEELLMNEEGLKKTKNKLIFIGKQIDIDTSKFINELWKLKCAASENNDEIAIRALHEIVPTFTTPEQFNSTVLKGA